One stretch of Macaca nemestrina isolate mMacNem1 chromosome 17, mMacNem.hap1, whole genome shotgun sequence DNA includes these proteins:
- the LOC105472093 gene encoding serine/threonine-protein kinase WNK4 isoform X2: MLAPPATEATVPMSQTEADLALRPPPPLATAGQPRLGPPPRRARRFSGKAEPRPRSSRVSRRSSVDLGLLSSWSLPPSPAPEPPDPPDSSGPGPARSPPPSSKETSEGTWTKGAPVKAAEDSARPKLPDSAVDPGSREPLRVPEAVALERRREQEEKEDMETQAVATSPDGRYLKFDIEIGRGSFKTVYRGLDTDTTVEVAWCELQTRKLSRAERQRFSEEVEMLKGLQHPNIVRFYDSWKSVLRGQVCIVLVTELMTSGTLKTYLRRFREMKPRVLQRWSRQILRGLHFLHSRVPPILHRDLKCDNVFITGPTGSVKIGDLGLATLKRASFAKSVIGTPEFMAPEMYEEKYDEAVDVYAFGMCMLEMATSEYPYSECQNAAQIYRKVTSGRKPNSFYKVKIPEVKEIIEGCIRTDKNERFTIQDLLAHAFFREERGVHVELAEEDDGEKPGLKLWLRMEDARRGGRPRDNQAIEFLFQLGRDAAEEVAQEMVALGLVCEADYQPVARAVRERVAAIQRKREKLRKARELEALPPEPGPPPATVPMAPGPPSAFPPEPEEPEADQHQPFLFRHASYSSTTSDCETDGYLSSSGFLDASDPALQPPGGVPSSPAESHLCLPSAFALSIPRSGPGSDFSPGDSHSVSFLFTSYASDAASGLSDVGEGMGQMRRPPGRNLRRRPRSRLRVTSVSDQNDRVVECQLQTHNSKMVTFRFDLDGDSPEEIAAAMVYNEFILPSERDGFLRRIREIIQRVENLLKRDTGPMEAAEDTLSPQEEPAPLPALPIPLPDPSNELQSSNSLEHRSWAAFSTSSSPGTPLSPGNPFSPGTPIFPGPIFPIASPPCHPSPSPFSPISSQVSSNPSPHPTSSPLPFSSSTPEFPVPLSQFPRSSLPMTSPPTFSPTCSQVTLSPPFFPPCPSTSSLPSTTAAPLLSLASAFSLAVMTVAQSLLSPSPGLLSQSPPAPPSPLPSLPLPPPLAPGGQESPSPHTAEVENEASPPPARPLPGEARLAPISEEGKPQLVGRFQVTSSKEPAEPLPLQPTSPTLSGSPKPSTPQLTSESSDTEDSAGAGPETREALAESDRAAEGLGAGVEEEGDDGKEPQVGGSPPPLSHPSPVWMNYSYNSLCLSSEESESSGEDEEFWAELQSLRQKHLSEVETLQTLQKKEIEDLYSRLGKQPPPGIVAPAAMLSSRQRRLSKGSFPTSRRNSLQRSEPPGPGIMRRNSLSGSSTGSQEQRASKGVTFAGDVGRMVRAGPREGEPRESGNGTWLQLRHPPTLEVSSSLFLFPPVNSEQKPCISPTPGPTMELVFSESDAFLTNTTEQGRSQH; the protein is encoded by the exons ATGTTGGCACCCCCGGCCACGGAGGCCACCGTCCCCATGTCCCAGACTGAGGCCGACCTGGCGCTGCGGCCCCCGCCGCCTCTTGCCACCGCGGGGCAGCCCCGCCTCGGGCCCCCTCCTCGCCGAGCGCGCCGCTTCTCCGGGAAGGCTGAGCCTCGGCCGCGCTCTTCTCGTGTCAGCCGCCGTAGCTCAGTCGACTTGGGGCTGCTGAGCTCTTGGTCCCTGCCACCCTCACCCGCTCCGGAACCCCCCGATCCTCCGGACTCCTCTGGTCCTGGCCCCGCAAGGAGCCCACCGCCTAGCTCCAAAGAAACCTCCGAGGGCACGTGGACCAAGGGAGCCCCTGTGAAGGCTGCAGAAGACTCCGCGCGTCCCAAGCTTCCGGACTCTGCAGTGGACCCGGGGTCCAGGGAGCCGCTGAGGGTCCCTGAAGCTGTGGCCCTAGAGCGGCGGCGGgagcaggaagaaaaggaggacaTGGAGACCCAGGCTGTGGCAACGTCCCCCGATGGCCGATACCTCAAGTTTGACATCGAGATTGGACGTGGCTCCTTCAAGACGGTGTATCGAGGGCTAGACACCGACACCACAGTGGAGGTGGCCTGGTGTGAGCTGCAG ACTCGGAAACTATCTAGAGCTGAGCGGCAGCGCTTCTCAGAGGAGGTGGAGATGCTCAAGGGGCTGCAGCACCCCAACATCGTCCGCTTCTACGATTCGTGGAAGTCAGTGCTGAGGGGCCAGGTTTGCATCGTGTTGGTCACCGAACTCATGACCTCGGGCACACTTAAGAC GTACCTGAGGCGGTTCCGGGAGATGAAGCCGCGAGTCCTTCAGCGCTGGAGCCGCCAAATCCTGCGGGGACTTCATTTCCTACACTCCCGGGTTCCTCCCATCCTGCACCGGGATCTCAAGTGCGACAATGTCTTTATCACGGGCCCTACTGGCTCCGTCAAAATCGGGGACCTGGGCCTGGCCACGCTCAAGCGCGCCTCCTTTGCCAAGAGTGTCATCG GGACCCCGGAATTCATGGCCCCCGAGATGTACGAGGAAAAGTACGATGAGGCCGTGGACGTGTACGCGTTCGGCATGTGCATGCTGGAGATGGCCACCTCTGAGTACCCGTACTCCGAGTGCCAGAATGCCGCGCAAATCTACCGCAAGGTCACTTCG GGCAGAAAGCCGAACAGCTTCTACAAGGTGAAGATACCCGAGGTGAAGGAGATCATTGAAGGCTGCATCCGCACGGATAAGAACGAGAG GTTCACCATCCAGGACCTCCTGGCCCACGCCTTCTTCCGCGAGGAGCGCGGTGTGCATGTGGAACTAGCGGAGGAGGACGACGGCGAGAAGCCGGGCCTCAAGCTCTGGTTGCGCATGGAGGACGCGCGGCGTGGGGGGCGCCCACGGGACAACCAGGCTATCGAGTTCCTGTTCCAACTGGGCCGGGACGCGGCCGAGGAGGTGGCACAGGAGATG GTAGCTCTGGGCTTGGTCTGTGAAGCCGATTACCAGCCAGTGGCCCGTGCAGTACGTGAACGGGTTGCCGCCATCCAGCGAAAGCGTGAGAAGCTGCGTAAAGCAAGGGAATTGGAGGCACTCCCTCCAGAGCCAGGACCTCCACCAGCAACTGTGCCCATGGCTCCCGGTCCCCCCAGTGCTTTCCCCCCTGAACCTGAGGAGCCAGAGGCAGACCAGCACCAGCCCTTCCTTTTCCGCCACGCCAGCTACTCATCTACCACCT CGGATTGCGAGACTGATGGCTACCTCAGCTCCTCCGGCTTCCTGGATGCCTCAGACCCTGCCCTTCAGCCCCCTGGGGGGGTGCCATCTAGCCCAGCTGAGTCCCATCTCTGCCTGCCCTCG GCTTTTGCCCTATCCATTCCACGTTCTGGCCCTGGAAGTGACTTTTCCCCTGGGGACAG TCATTCTGTCTCCTTTCTCTTTACCAGCTATGCCTCAGATGCAGCTTCAGGCCTTAGCGATGTGGGAGAAGGGATGGGACAAATGAGGAGACCCCCAGGGAGGAATCTCCGGCGCAGACCCCGATCCCGGCTGCGGGTCACTAGT GTCTCAGACCAGAATGACAGAGTGGTTGAGTGCCAGCTACAGACCCATAACAGCAAGATGGTGACCTTCCGATTTGATCTGGATGGGGACAGCCCGGAAGAGATTGCAGCTGCCATG GTGTATAACGAGTTCATTCTGCCCTCGGAGCGAGATGGATTTCTCAGACGGATTCGGGAGATTATCCAGCGAGTGGAGAACCTGTTGAAGAGAGACACTGGCCCCATGGAGGCTGCTGAAGACACCCTAAGCCCCCAG GAGGAGCCAGCACCATTACCTGCCCTGCCCATCCCCCTCCCAGACCCATCCAATG AGCTCCAGAGCAGCAACTCCCTGGAGCACAGGAGCTGGGCAGCCTTCTCCACCTCGTCTTCTCCTGGAACTCCTTTGTCTCCTGGAAACCCATTTTCCCCTGGAACCCCCATTTTCCCAGGTCCCATCTTCCCCATCGCTTCTCCCCCATGTCATCCTAGCCCTTCCCCATTCTCCCCCATTTCTTCCCAGGTCTCCTCAAATCCCTCTCCACACCCCACCAGCTCTCCACTTCCATTCTCCTCCAGCACACCTGAGTTTCCAGTCCCACTCTCTCAGTTTCCCCGGAGTTCTCTCCCCATGACTTCTCCACCTACATTCTCTCCCACTTGTTCTCAGGTCACTCTTAGTCCCCCTTTCTTTCCTCCATGCCCCTCcacttcttccctcccctccaccacagcagcccctctcctctctctggctAGTGCATTCTCACTGGCTGTGATGACTGTGGCCCAGTCCCTGCTGTCCCCCTCGCCTGGGCTCCTTTCCCAATCTCCTCCAGCCCCTCCTAGTCCCCTCCCTAGCCTGCCGCTTCCCCCTCCCCTTGCTCCTGGTGGCCAGGAGAGTCCTTCACCCCACACAGCTGAGGTGGAGAATGAG GCCTCGCCACCTCCTGCTCGGCCTCTCCCAGGGGAAGCCAGGCTGGCGCCCATCTCTGAAG AGGGAAAGCCGCAGCTTGTTGGGCGTTTCCAAGTGACTTCATCCAAGGAACCAGCTGAGCCTCTTCCCCTGCAGCCAACATCCCCCACTCTCTCCGGTTCTCCGAAACCTTCAACCCCTCAGCTTACTTCAGAGAGCTCAGACACAGAGGACAGTGCTGGAGCCGGGCCAGAGACCAGGGAAGCTCTGGCTGAGAGCGACCGTGCAGCTGAGGGTCTGGGGGCTGGAGTTGAGGAGGAAGGAGATGATGGGAAGGAACCCCAAGTTGGGGGCAGCCCCCCACCCCTGAGCCATCCCAGCCCAGTGTGGATGAACTACTCCTACAACAGCCTGTGTCTGAGCAGCGAGGAGTCAGAAAGCAGTGGGGAAGATGAGGAGTTCTGGGCTGAGCTGCAGAGTCTTCGGCAGAA GCACTTGTCAGAGGTGGAAACACTACAGAcactacagaaaaaagaaattgaagatttGTACAGCCGGCTGGGGAAGCAGCCCCCACCGGGTATTGTGGCCCCAGCTGCTATGCTGTCCAGCCGCCAGCGCCGCCTCTCCAAGGGCAGCTTCCCCACCTCCCGCCGCAACAGCCTACAGCGCTCTGAGCCCCCAGGCCCTG GCATCATGCGAAGGAACTCCCTGAGTGGCAGCAGCACCGGCTCCCAGGAGCAGCGGGCAAGCAAGGGGGTGACATTCGCCGGGGATGTTGGCAGGATGGTGAGGGCGGGCCCAAGGGAGGGGGAGCCCAGGGAATCAGGGAATGGTACCTGGCTGCAGCTtcgccatcctcccaccttggaggTTTCttcatcactttttcttttccctccagtGAATTCAGAACAGAAGCCATGTATCTCCCCCACACCAGGGCCCACCATGGAGCTTGTGTTCTCAGAATCTGATGCTTTTCTGACCAACACAACTGAGCAAGGAAGATCCCAGCACTGA
- the LOC105472093 gene encoding serine/threonine-protein kinase WNK4 isoform X4, whose translation MLAPPATEATVPMSQTEADLALRPPPPLATAGQPRLGPPPRRARRFSGKAEPRPRSSRVSRRSSVDLGLLSSWSLPPSPAPEPPDPPDSSGPGPARSPPPSSKETSEGTWTKGAPVKAAEDSARPKLPDSAVDPGSREPLRVPEAVALERRREQEEKEDMETQAVATSPDGRYLKFDIEIGRGSFKTVYRGLDTDTTVEVAWCELQTRKLSRAERQRFSEEVEMLKGLQHPNIVRFYDSWKSVLRGQVCIVLVTELMTSGTLKTYLRRFREMKPRVLQRWSRQILRGLHFLHSRVPPILHRDLKCDNVFITGPTGSVKIGDLGLATLKRASFAKSVIGTPEFMAPEMYEEKYDEAVDVYAFGMCMLEMATSEYPYSECQNAAQIYRKVTSGRKPNSFYKVKIPEVKEIIEGCIRTDKNERFTIQDLLAHAFFREERGVHVELAEEDDGEKPGLKLWLRMEDARRGGRPRDNQAIEFLFQLGRDAAEEVAQEMVALGLVCEADYQPVARAVRERVAAIQRKREKLRKARELEALPPEPGPPPATVPMAPGPPSAFPPEPEEPEADQHQPFLFRHASYSSTTSDCETDGYLSSSGFLDASDPALQPPGGVPSSPAESHLCLPSAFALSIPRSGPGSDFSPGDSYASDAASGLSDVGEGMGQMRRPPGRNLRRRPRSRLRVTSVSDQNDRVVECQLQTHNSKMVTFRFDLDGDSPEEIAAAMVYNEFILPSERDGFLRRIREIIQRVENLLKRDTGPMEAAEDTLSPQEEPAPLPALPIPLPDPSNAELQSSNSLEHRSWAAFSTSSSPGTPLSPGNPFSPGTPIFPGPIFPIASPPCHPSPSPFSPISSQVSSNPSPHPTSSPLPFSSSTPEFPVPLSQFPRSSLPMTSPPTFSPTCSQVTLSPPFFPPCPSTSSLPSTTAAPLLSLASAFSLAVMTVAQSLLSPSPGLLSQSPPAPPSPLPSLPLPPPLAPGGQESPSPHTAEVENEASPPPARPLPGEARLAPISEEGKPQLVGRFQVTSSKEPAEPLPLQPTSPTLSGSPKPSTPQLTSESSDTEDSAGAGPETREALAESDRAAEGLGAGVEEEGDDGKEPQVGGSPPPLSHPSPVWMNYSYNSLCLSSEESESSGEDEEFWAELQSLRQKHLSEVETLQTLQKKEIEDLYSRLGKQPPPGIVAPAAMLSSRQRRLSKGSFPTSRRNSLQRSEPPGPGIMRRNSLSGSSTGSQEQRASKGVTFAGDVGRMVRAGPREGEPRESGNGTWLQLRHPPTLEVSSSLFLFPPVNSEQKPCISPTPGPTMELVFSESDAFLTNTTEQGRSQH comes from the exons ATGTTGGCACCCCCGGCCACGGAGGCCACCGTCCCCATGTCCCAGACTGAGGCCGACCTGGCGCTGCGGCCCCCGCCGCCTCTTGCCACCGCGGGGCAGCCCCGCCTCGGGCCCCCTCCTCGCCGAGCGCGCCGCTTCTCCGGGAAGGCTGAGCCTCGGCCGCGCTCTTCTCGTGTCAGCCGCCGTAGCTCAGTCGACTTGGGGCTGCTGAGCTCTTGGTCCCTGCCACCCTCACCCGCTCCGGAACCCCCCGATCCTCCGGACTCCTCTGGTCCTGGCCCCGCAAGGAGCCCACCGCCTAGCTCCAAAGAAACCTCCGAGGGCACGTGGACCAAGGGAGCCCCTGTGAAGGCTGCAGAAGACTCCGCGCGTCCCAAGCTTCCGGACTCTGCAGTGGACCCGGGGTCCAGGGAGCCGCTGAGGGTCCCTGAAGCTGTGGCCCTAGAGCGGCGGCGGgagcaggaagaaaaggaggacaTGGAGACCCAGGCTGTGGCAACGTCCCCCGATGGCCGATACCTCAAGTTTGACATCGAGATTGGACGTGGCTCCTTCAAGACGGTGTATCGAGGGCTAGACACCGACACCACAGTGGAGGTGGCCTGGTGTGAGCTGCAG ACTCGGAAACTATCTAGAGCTGAGCGGCAGCGCTTCTCAGAGGAGGTGGAGATGCTCAAGGGGCTGCAGCACCCCAACATCGTCCGCTTCTACGATTCGTGGAAGTCAGTGCTGAGGGGCCAGGTTTGCATCGTGTTGGTCACCGAACTCATGACCTCGGGCACACTTAAGAC GTACCTGAGGCGGTTCCGGGAGATGAAGCCGCGAGTCCTTCAGCGCTGGAGCCGCCAAATCCTGCGGGGACTTCATTTCCTACACTCCCGGGTTCCTCCCATCCTGCACCGGGATCTCAAGTGCGACAATGTCTTTATCACGGGCCCTACTGGCTCCGTCAAAATCGGGGACCTGGGCCTGGCCACGCTCAAGCGCGCCTCCTTTGCCAAGAGTGTCATCG GGACCCCGGAATTCATGGCCCCCGAGATGTACGAGGAAAAGTACGATGAGGCCGTGGACGTGTACGCGTTCGGCATGTGCATGCTGGAGATGGCCACCTCTGAGTACCCGTACTCCGAGTGCCAGAATGCCGCGCAAATCTACCGCAAGGTCACTTCG GGCAGAAAGCCGAACAGCTTCTACAAGGTGAAGATACCCGAGGTGAAGGAGATCATTGAAGGCTGCATCCGCACGGATAAGAACGAGAG GTTCACCATCCAGGACCTCCTGGCCCACGCCTTCTTCCGCGAGGAGCGCGGTGTGCATGTGGAACTAGCGGAGGAGGACGACGGCGAGAAGCCGGGCCTCAAGCTCTGGTTGCGCATGGAGGACGCGCGGCGTGGGGGGCGCCCACGGGACAACCAGGCTATCGAGTTCCTGTTCCAACTGGGCCGGGACGCGGCCGAGGAGGTGGCACAGGAGATG GTAGCTCTGGGCTTGGTCTGTGAAGCCGATTACCAGCCAGTGGCCCGTGCAGTACGTGAACGGGTTGCCGCCATCCAGCGAAAGCGTGAGAAGCTGCGTAAAGCAAGGGAATTGGAGGCACTCCCTCCAGAGCCAGGACCTCCACCAGCAACTGTGCCCATGGCTCCCGGTCCCCCCAGTGCTTTCCCCCCTGAACCTGAGGAGCCAGAGGCAGACCAGCACCAGCCCTTCCTTTTCCGCCACGCCAGCTACTCATCTACCACCT CGGATTGCGAGACTGATGGCTACCTCAGCTCCTCCGGCTTCCTGGATGCCTCAGACCCTGCCCTTCAGCCCCCTGGGGGGGTGCCATCTAGCCCAGCTGAGTCCCATCTCTGCCTGCCCTCG GCTTTTGCCCTATCCATTCCACGTTCTGGCCCTGGAAGTGACTTTTCCCCTGGGGACAG CTATGCCTCAGATGCAGCTTCAGGCCTTAGCGATGTGGGAGAAGGGATGGGACAAATGAGGAGACCCCCAGGGAGGAATCTCCGGCGCAGACCCCGATCCCGGCTGCGGGTCACTAGT GTCTCAGACCAGAATGACAGAGTGGTTGAGTGCCAGCTACAGACCCATAACAGCAAGATGGTGACCTTCCGATTTGATCTGGATGGGGACAGCCCGGAAGAGATTGCAGCTGCCATG GTGTATAACGAGTTCATTCTGCCCTCGGAGCGAGATGGATTTCTCAGACGGATTCGGGAGATTATCCAGCGAGTGGAGAACCTGTTGAAGAGAGACACTGGCCCCATGGAGGCTGCTGAAGACACCCTAAGCCCCCAG GAGGAGCCAGCACCATTACCTGCCCTGCCCATCCCCCTCCCAGACCCATCCAATG CAGAGCTCCAGAGCAGCAACTCCCTGGAGCACAGGAGCTGGGCAGCCTTCTCCACCTCGTCTTCTCCTGGAACTCCTTTGTCTCCTGGAAACCCATTTTCCCCTGGAACCCCCATTTTCCCAGGTCCCATCTTCCCCATCGCTTCTCCCCCATGTCATCCTAGCCCTTCCCCATTCTCCCCCATTTCTTCCCAGGTCTCCTCAAATCCCTCTCCACACCCCACCAGCTCTCCACTTCCATTCTCCTCCAGCACACCTGAGTTTCCAGTCCCACTCTCTCAGTTTCCCCGGAGTTCTCTCCCCATGACTTCTCCACCTACATTCTCTCCCACTTGTTCTCAGGTCACTCTTAGTCCCCCTTTCTTTCCTCCATGCCCCTCcacttcttccctcccctccaccacagcagcccctctcctctctctggctAGTGCATTCTCACTGGCTGTGATGACTGTGGCCCAGTCCCTGCTGTCCCCCTCGCCTGGGCTCCTTTCCCAATCTCCTCCAGCCCCTCCTAGTCCCCTCCCTAGCCTGCCGCTTCCCCCTCCCCTTGCTCCTGGTGGCCAGGAGAGTCCTTCACCCCACACAGCTGAGGTGGAGAATGAG GCCTCGCCACCTCCTGCTCGGCCTCTCCCAGGGGAAGCCAGGCTGGCGCCCATCTCTGAAG AGGGAAAGCCGCAGCTTGTTGGGCGTTTCCAAGTGACTTCATCCAAGGAACCAGCTGAGCCTCTTCCCCTGCAGCCAACATCCCCCACTCTCTCCGGTTCTCCGAAACCTTCAACCCCTCAGCTTACTTCAGAGAGCTCAGACACAGAGGACAGTGCTGGAGCCGGGCCAGAGACCAGGGAAGCTCTGGCTGAGAGCGACCGTGCAGCTGAGGGTCTGGGGGCTGGAGTTGAGGAGGAAGGAGATGATGGGAAGGAACCCCAAGTTGGGGGCAGCCCCCCACCCCTGAGCCATCCCAGCCCAGTGTGGATGAACTACTCCTACAACAGCCTGTGTCTGAGCAGCGAGGAGTCAGAAAGCAGTGGGGAAGATGAGGAGTTCTGGGCTGAGCTGCAGAGTCTTCGGCAGAA GCACTTGTCAGAGGTGGAAACACTACAGAcactacagaaaaaagaaattgaagatttGTACAGCCGGCTGGGGAAGCAGCCCCCACCGGGTATTGTGGCCCCAGCTGCTATGCTGTCCAGCCGCCAGCGCCGCCTCTCCAAGGGCAGCTTCCCCACCTCCCGCCGCAACAGCCTACAGCGCTCTGAGCCCCCAGGCCCTG GCATCATGCGAAGGAACTCCCTGAGTGGCAGCAGCACCGGCTCCCAGGAGCAGCGGGCAAGCAAGGGGGTGACATTCGCCGGGGATGTTGGCAGGATGGTGAGGGCGGGCCCAAGGGAGGGGGAGCCCAGGGAATCAGGGAATGGTACCTGGCTGCAGCTtcgccatcctcccaccttggaggTTTCttcatcactttttcttttccctccagtGAATTCAGAACAGAAGCCATGTATCTCCCCCACACCAGGGCCCACCATGGAGCTTGTGTTCTCAGAATCTGATGCTTTTCTGACCAACACAACTGAGCAAGGAAGATCCCAGCACTGA